A genomic region of Glycine max cultivar Williams 82 chromosome 15, Glycine_max_v4.0, whole genome shotgun sequence contains the following coding sequences:
- the LOC100810644 gene encoding pathogenesis-related protein 10 — translation MGVVTHEYDTPADVPPTRLFKAMTLDFHNLFPKIVDSIHGVVFIEGSGGPGTIKKMTIIEGDKTKYVLHRVDAIDEAAYVYNFSIIGGTALADTLEKVSFESKLVEGSNGGSIRKVHVQFFTKGNATFSEEEVKANQAKVEGLVKLVEGYLLANPDY, via the exons atgggtGTTGTTACTCACGAATACGACACCCCTGCCGATGTGCCTCCTACTAGGCTTTTCAAAGCCATGACACTAGATTTCCATAATCTCTTTCCAAAGATTGTGGATAGCATCCACGGTGTTGTATTCATAGAAGGAAGTGGTGGTCCTGGAACCATCAAGAAGATGACCATCATAGAAG GTGACAAAACAAAGTATGTGCTGCACAGAGTTGATGCAATTGATGAGGCAGCCTATGTATATAACTTCAGCATAATCGGGGGCACTGCCTTGGCTGACACATTGGAGAAGGTTTCATTTGAAAGCAAATTGGTGGAAGGCTCAAATGGAGGATCCATTAGGAAGGTACATGTCCAATTTTTCACCAAAGGCAATGCTACATTTAGTGAAGAGGAGGTGAAAGCTAACCAAGCCAAGGTCGAAGGGCTTGTAAAGCTTGTTGAAGGGTACCTTTTGGCAAATCCTGATTACTGA
- the LOC100811185 gene encoding protein LlR18B encodes MGVFAYDEENSSTVAPVTLYKALTKDADTIIPKIIGAIQSIEIVEGNGGPGTVKKITANEGYMLIARRDAIDEANLVYDYSIVGGTGLHESLEKVTFQTKVAPGPDGNGSIAKATLTFHTKGVAPLSDAVRDETKARGAGIFKAIEGYVLANPA; translated from the exons ATGGGTGTTTTTGCTTACGATGAAGAAAACTCCTCCACCGTGGCTCCGGTTACTCTCTACAAAGCTCTGACGAAAGATGCCGACACCATCATCCCAAAGATTATTGGTGCCATCCAAAGTATTGAAATTGTTGAAGGAAATGGAGGACCCGGAACCGTCAAGAAGATAACCGCTAATGAAg GATATATGTTAATAGCAAGACGAGATGCAATCGACGAGGCTAACTTGGTATACGACTACAGCATAGTGGGAGGGACGGGGTTGCATGAAAGTTTGGAGAAAGTTACATTCCAGACAAAGGTGGCTCCTGGCCCTGATGGTAATGGCTCCATCGCCAAGGCCACTCTCACATTCCACACCAAAGGTGTTGCACCCCTCTCAGATGCAGTGCGTGATGAGACAAAGGCCAGGGGTGCTGGAATTTTCAAGGCCATTGAGGGCTACGTTTTGGCAAATCCTGCTTAA
- the LOC100812065 gene encoding major strawberry allergen Fra a 1.06, with translation MPYPQSTNSLNQSKLSNLQTLVLVYILLLCINPLSQIKIMGIVTTECEQVCAVAPARLYKAMAFDFNNVMPKAIPNFVKSAEIIGDGGPGSIKKLVLVNGYVNQKVDVVDEENYVYHYTVDEGSVLSDLLEKVCYEYKLVASLDGGGCIIKSTVKYYTKDDTQLSEEFLKDNKEKSAAFTKAVVDYLLANPNYN, from the exons ATGCCATATCCACAGTCCACAAACTCACTCAATCAGAGCAAATTAAGCAATTTACAAACCCTAGTTCTCGTAtatattcttcttctttgcaTCAATCCTTTGTCTCAAATTAAAATCATGGGAATTGTCACTACTGAATGCGAGCAAGTTTGTGCCGTGGCTCCTGCAAGGCTATACAAAGCCATGGCCTTCGATTTTAACAATGTTATGCCAAAAGCTATCCCAAATTTTGTTAAGAGTGCTGAAATCATTGGAGACGGAGGGCCGGGATCTATTAAGAAGCTCGTTCTTGTTAACg GATATGTGAATCAAAAGGTGGATGTGGTGGACGAAGAAAATTATGTGTACCACTACACGGTAGATGAAGGCAGTGTTTTATCAGATCTATTGGAGAAGGTGTGTTATGAGTATAAATTGGTGGCAAGTCTTGATGGAGGAGGATGCATCATCAAATCTACAGTCAAATATTACACCAAAGACGATACACAACTCTCAGAAGAGTTTTTGAAGGATAACAAGGAAAAATCTGCTGCGTTCACCAAGGCTGTTGTGGATTATCTTCTAGCTAATCCCAATTACAACTAA